A DNA window from Streptomyces bacillaris contains the following coding sequences:
- the galE gene encoding UDP-glucose 4-epimerase GalE — translation MTWLITGGAGYIGAHVARAMVAAGERVVALDDRSSGIVERLPDAVTLVEGRIADRALLDRVLAEHAVSGVVHLAAKKQVGESVEQPLLYYRENVAGLGVLLEAVVAAGVRRFLFSSSAAVYGVPDVDLITEETPCLPINPYGETKLAGEWLVRAAGKAHGISTACLRYFNVAGAAGPELADTGVFNIVPMVFDRLTRGEAPRIFGADYPTPDGTCIRDYIHVADLAEAHLAVARKLAGRDGGDLTLNVGRGEGVSVRELIDVIREVTGHPVEPVVEPRRAGDAPKAVASDALMVRELGWTARRDVRSMVESAWEGWRLRHPEARPGTRK, via the coding sequence CGGGCCATGGTCGCGGCGGGAGAGCGGGTCGTGGCGCTCGACGACCGCTCCTCGGGGATCGTGGAGCGGCTGCCGGACGCCGTCACGCTGGTGGAGGGCCGGATCGCGGACCGGGCGCTGCTGGACCGGGTGCTCGCCGAGCACGCGGTGAGCGGCGTGGTGCACCTCGCGGCGAAGAAGCAGGTCGGTGAGTCGGTGGAGCAGCCGCTGCTCTACTACCGGGAGAACGTCGCCGGGCTGGGCGTGCTCCTGGAGGCCGTGGTCGCGGCGGGTGTGCGACGCTTCCTCTTCTCGTCGTCGGCGGCCGTCTACGGCGTACCGGATGTGGATCTGATCACGGAGGAGACGCCGTGCCTGCCGATCAACCCGTACGGGGAGACCAAGCTCGCGGGTGAGTGGCTGGTGCGGGCGGCCGGGAAGGCGCACGGAATCTCCACCGCCTGTCTGCGGTACTTCAACGTGGCGGGCGCCGCCGGGCCCGAGCTGGCGGACACCGGGGTCTTCAACATCGTTCCGATGGTCTTCGACCGGCTGACGCGCGGCGAGGCCCCCCGGATCTTCGGCGCCGACTACCCGACGCCCGACGGCACCTGCATCCGCGACTACATCCATGTGGCGGACCTGGCCGAGGCCCATCTCGCCGTGGCGCGGAAGCTGGCCGGGCGTGACGGCGGCGATCTGACGCTGAACGTCGGCCGGGGCGAGGGCGTCTCGGTACGGGAGCTGATCGACGTGATCCGCGAGGTGACCGGACACCCGGTGGAGCCGGTGGTGGAGCCGCGCCGGGCGGGCGACGCGCCGAAGGCGGTGGCGTCGGACGCGCTGATGGTCCGGGAGCTGGGGTGGACGGCCCGCCGGGACGTCCGCTCGATGGTGGAGTCGGCGTGGGAGGGGTGGCGCCTGCGTCACCCGGAGGCCCGCCCCGGCACCCGTAAATGA